One stretch of Coleofasciculaceae cyanobacterium DNA includes these proteins:
- a CDS encoding type II toxin-antitoxin system PemK/MazF family toxin, with amino-acid sequence MATSYPRQGEVYLIKALKTLGDTKKRPAVVISMNVRNEFRENVLIVPFTSDLTSGETPTRILMTAGEGGLESASLALCDNISAVRKLYLERGPYGAITPQSLAKIQRAI; translated from the coding sequence GTGGCAACTTCCTATCCCCGTCAGGGTGAAGTGTATCTCATCAAGGCTTTGAAAACTTTAGGTGACACAAAAAAACGCCCTGCTGTTGTTATTTCAATGAATGTCAGAAATGAATTTAGAGAAAATGTCTTAATCGTGCCTTTTACCAGTGATTTAACCAGTGGCGAGACACCAACGAGAATCTTAATGACCGCAGGAGAAGGAGGGCTAGAATCGGCTTCTTTGGCTTTATGCGACAATATATCTGCGGTTCGCAAGCTTTATTTAGAGCGAGGTCCTTATGGAGCAATTACACCTCAATCTTTAGCCAAGATTCAAAGAGCAATTTAA
- a CDS encoding type II toxin-antitoxin system VapC family toxin, whose translation MIVLIDSGVLGKLCNPNSSPEVAAARERLYALLAKGVYIVSSQICDYEVRRSLILNSMRGLSSEGINNLNKLAEFIDFLPVSNTVLNEAASLWAEARIQGVPTADNKSLDADIIICAQYKLLEQEYPGRYIVIATTNVKHLSRFAEAKEWQEIEF comes from the coding sequence ATGATTGTCCTAATTGATTCTGGAGTACTTGGAAAACTTTGTAATCCGAATTCTTCACCTGAAGTAGCAGCAGCAAGAGAAAGATTATATGCCCTGTTAGCCAAAGGAGTATATATTGTCAGCAGTCAGATCTGTGATTACGAAGTAAGGCGATCGCTAATTCTGAATTCCATGAGAGGTTTGTCTTCAGAAGGAATAAATAATCTCAACAAATTAGCTGAATTTATCGATTTTCTACCTGTTAGCAACACAGTTTTAAACGAAGCTGCTAGCCTTTGGGCAGAAGCCCGTATACAAGGAGTACCCACCGCAGATAACAAAAGCCTTGATGCTGACATAATCATCTGCGCCCAGTACAAGCTGCTAGAGCAAGAATATCCAGGTAGATATATAGTTATTGCTACTACCAACGTAAAACATCTAAGTCGCTTTGCTGAAGCAAAAGAGTGGCAAGAGATTGAATTTTAA
- a CDS encoding ribbon-helix-helix domain-containing protein, which produces MSNIKSIIIYVETTQAPMSNSSQKQRISITVDSQLLEEVDRMTKNRSAAVEEGLRLWRKQQIEEQLRNFYQNRSQADIEFEKNWAQFSQAQMEEILEEEGL; this is translated from the coding sequence ATGAGTAATATAAAAAGTATTATTATTTATGTAGAAACTACACAAGCTCCTATGTCTAATAGTTCCCAGAAACAACGAATTTCCATCACTGTAGATTCGCAGCTACTCGAAGAAGTCGATCGCATGACTAAAAATCGTTCGGCTGCGGTAGAAGAAGGTCTAAGGCTGTGGCGCAAACAACAAATAGAAGAACAACTAAGAAACTTCTATCAAAATCGTTCTCAGGCTGATATTGAATTTGAAAAAAACTGGGCGCAATTTTCCCAAGCACAAATGGAAGAGATTCTGGAAGAGGAAGGATTGTAA